One Tessaracoccus lacteus DNA window includes the following coding sequences:
- a CDS encoding MazG-like family protein has translation MTIERISDGLAELSRWIDQGNNDRHPEAATWARLAKITEEAGEVVSAYIGATGQNPRKGITHQLSDVQDELLDVAITALTAVEHLRGNDGRSLEALQDKLNTTLHRAGLRT, from the coding sequence ATGACGATCGAGCGGATCTCTGACGGCCTGGCCGAACTGAGCCGGTGGATCGACCAAGGCAACAACGACAGACACCCCGAGGCCGCCACATGGGCCCGGCTCGCGAAGATCACCGAAGAAGCCGGAGAAGTCGTGTCCGCCTACATCGGCGCGACCGGACAGAACCCCCGCAAAGGCATCACCCATCAACTGTCCGACGTCCAAGACGAACTCCTCGACGTCGCGATCACCGCCCTCACGGCTGTAGAGCACCTCCGAGGCAACGACGGCCGCAGTCTCGAAGCCCTCCAGGACAAGCTCAACACCACGCTTCACCGCGCTGGCCTGCGAACCTGA
- a CDS encoding GIY-YIG nuclease family protein, with translation MEIADAQPVPFPGFDALILDYPQLQAVMREHRYAAWRTALASVVGIYLITDTRDGRHYVGRADGAENVLQRWAAYSVNGHGGNVELRGLDPSSFRLSVLRVFDPATPTGQINAAESHYKHALDSRRHGLNRN, from the coding sequence ATGGAGATCGCCGACGCTCAGCCGGTGCCGTTCCCGGGCTTTGATGCGCTGATCTTGGACTATCCGCAGTTGCAGGCGGTGATGCGTGAGCACCGCTACGCGGCGTGGCGGACGGCTCTGGCTTCGGTGGTGGGGATCTATCTGATCACCGATACCCGGGATGGACGTCACTACGTGGGGAGAGCGGACGGGGCGGAGAATGTGCTCCAGCGGTGGGCTGCGTACTCGGTGAACGGGCATGGCGGGAACGTGGAACTACGTGGCCTGGATCCGTCCAGCTTCCGATTGTCGGTGTTGAGGGTGTTCGACCCGGCCACCCCGACGGGCCAGATCAACGCTGCCGAGAGCCACTACAAGCACGCTCTGGACTCGCGTCGGCACGGGCTGAACCGCAACTGA